The Mycoplasma nasistruthionis genome contains a region encoding:
- the glyA gene encoding serine hydroxymethyltransferase, which yields MYSKISLKDKLIEQAINDELERQQDHIELIASENYVSEDVLKAQGSVLTNKYGEGYPKRRYYGSCENVDVVEQAAIDRLKEIFKVNFANVQPYSGSVANAAAIASVVPSGGKIMGLSLNCGGHLTHGYKISFSGIFYNSISYDLSPEGLLDYDAIEKQAMEEKPDLIICGYSAYSRTIDFARFRQIADKCGAKLMADIAHIAGLIAAGEHPSPVGYADIITSTTHKTMRGGRGGIIMTNDAEIAKKVDRWVFPGYQGGPLFHAIAGKAVSFYEAMQPMFKEYAKNIRLNAAKFCQAFKDKGAYIISGGTDNHLFMIDVLKTYNLNGKQAEILLEKLNITINKNTIPFDTLSPNLGSGIRLGTAAMTSRDFTKWDQLSDIIDFALRNHDFLTSEEGEAKVLELKNQVLDLLKEFPIKKSYL from the coding sequence ATGTACTCAAAAATTTCATTAAAAGATAAATTAATTGAACAAGCAATAAATGATGAACTAGAAAGACAACAAGATCACATTGAGTTAATAGCTTCAGAAAACTATGTTTCAGAGGATGTTTTAAAAGCTCAAGGTAGTGTTTTAACAAACAAATATGGTGAAGGTTATCCAAAACGTAGATACTACGGAAGTTGTGAAAACGTCGACGTAGTTGAACAAGCTGCAATCGATCGTTTAAAAGAGATTTTTAAAGTGAATTTTGCAAATGTTCAACCTTATTCAGGATCAGTAGCTAATGCAGCTGCTATTGCTTCAGTTGTGCCAAGTGGTGGCAAAATAATGGGATTATCTTTAAATTGTGGTGGTCATTTAACGCACGGTTATAAAATTTCATTTAGTGGTATTTTCTACAATTCAATTTCATACGATCTAAGTCCTGAAGGATTATTAGATTATGATGCAATTGAAAAACAAGCAATGGAAGAAAAACCAGATTTAATTATTTGTGGTTATTCAGCGTACTCAAGAACTATAGACTTTGCTAGATTCAGACAAATTGCAGATAAATGTGGTGCTAAATTAATGGCTGATATTGCTCATATTGCTGGTTTAATTGCTGCTGGTGAGCATCCATCACCTGTTGGTTATGCAGACATAATCACTTCAACAACTCACAAAACTATGCGTGGCGGTCGTGGTGGAATCATCATGACTAATGATGCTGAAATAGCTAAAAAAGTTGATCGTTGAGTTTTCCCTGGGTATCAAGGTGGACCATTATTTCATGCTATAGCCGGTAAAGCAGTTAGTTTTTATGAAGCTATGCAACCAATGTTTAAAGAATATGCTAAAAACATTCGTTTAAATGCAGCTAAGTTTTGTCAAGCTTTTAAAGATAAAGGTGCTTATATAATTTCGGGTGGAACAGACAATCATTTATTTATGATTGATGTTTTAAAAACTTATAACCTAAACGGTAAACAAGCTGAAATTTTACTTGAAAAACTTAATATAACAATTAATAAAAATACAATTCCATTTGATACATTATCACCAAATCTAGGGAGTGGCATCAGATTAGGAACAGCAGCTATGACAAGCCGTGATTTTACTAAATGAGACCAGCTTTCTGATATTATCGATTTTGCTTTAAGAAATCATGATTTTCTAACATCAGAAGAAGGTGAAGCAAAAGTTTTAGAATTAAAAAATCAGGTTTTAGACTTATTGAAAGAGTTTCCAATTAAAAAATCATATTTATAA
- a CDS encoding phenylalanine--tRNA ligase subunit beta, translated as MILSLKHLNKFLPKITLDTTVEKAFNNLGFEVESVHPFSDVQGLVFAKVLSVKPNPNSDRLDVVEVLTKHGQATIQTTDRILKPGDLTICFPVGSSKGNQLFSEVKLKGIVSQGMFASWSEIGYDSTLLEDEDHVLVLPNDFAKLEDDPMELLGLTDYIIEISTTANRNDANSYYVLAKELAAYYQTEFKFDLHKPQNTFESKIQAQNGLSKHLSFIQVQGQKQTTLQEKMLLAKSGIDTKLDWAVNLTNLTLINIGVPTHVYDANIVNKDLKADLYSGDVVVLGNKELKVSDALAIYSNDKVVSLAANMGLEAYKVLPNQTNNYLFEIASFDPKLVRHTSKEIKLISNSAAQAGRVISLEQVNLAIKFIQSYCQDLKVSSTINPIAKINRNKIAFDASKLRKYANTTSLNKFNVAIEKLQKLGFDFENDTVKIPNYRYDVELFEDVIEEIFRFYSYDSFKPKTFKNTPVLTQKRDNTKSLFVAQNYSEVRTFTLVSKSKAQFDPFEFNQDIDLMTFVSKERETIRNSIVVSLQEVVEYNQKRKLNSINIFERGMINNNLEVYGLASTTKSFQQIKSDILNITKLDLEFIPFSDNNQIHPNVSAKILYNGEMFGWIGKLHPQFDNTNAYYAEFFKTNSSKSTKFTDVNLEPLKTVDLTFELGLNDHISSFISQIKQVANIYEINIIDDYVKAQSHNVTLRITAQPESIDAINKHFNKEA; from the coding sequence ATGATACTTTCATTAAAACATTTAAACAAGTTTTTACCTAAAATCACATTAGATACAACTGTTGAAAAAGCATTTAATAACTTAGGTTTTGAAGTTGAATCAGTTCATCCGTTTTCAGATGTTCAAGGATTGGTTTTTGCTAAAGTTTTAAGCGTTAAACCAAACCCTAATTCAGATCGTTTAGATGTTGTTGAAGTTTTAACAAAACATGGACAAGCAACCATACAAACAACAGATAGAATTTTAAAACCAGGTGATTTAACAATTTGCTTTCCAGTTGGATCATCAAAAGGAAATCAATTATTCAGTGAAGTTAAACTTAAGGGAATTGTTTCACAAGGTATGTTTGCTTCATGAAGTGAAATTGGATATGATTCAACACTTTTAGAAGATGAAGATCATGTTTTAGTTTTACCTAATGATTTTGCTAAATTAGAAGACGATCCGATGGAACTTTTAGGTTTAACTGACTACATTATTGAAATTTCAACAACAGCTAATCGTAATGATGCTAATAGTTATTATGTCTTAGCTAAAGAATTAGCAGCTTATTATCAAACTGAATTTAAGTTTGATTTACACAAACCACAAAACACTTTTGAATCTAAAATTCAAGCACAAAACGGATTAAGCAAGCATTTATCGTTTATTCAAGTTCAAGGTCAAAAACAAACAACACTGCAAGAAAAAATGTTGCTTGCTAAATCAGGTATTGATACTAAATTGGACTGAGCAGTTAATTTAACAAACTTAACTTTAATCAATATCGGAGTTCCTACTCATGTTTATGATGCAAATATAGTAAACAAAGATCTAAAAGCTGACTTATACAGTGGCGATGTAGTTGTTTTAGGAAACAAAGAACTTAAAGTTTCTGATGCTTTAGCTATTTATTCAAATGACAAAGTGGTTTCATTAGCTGCTAATATGGGTCTAGAAGCTTATAAAGTTTTACCTAATCAAACAAACAATTATCTATTTGAAATTGCTAGCTTCGATCCAAAACTAGTTCGTCATACTTCAAAAGAAATTAAATTAATTTCTAACTCAGCAGCACAAGCTGGAAGAGTAATTAGTTTAGAACAAGTTAATTTAGCTATCAAATTCATTCAATCATACTGTCAAGACTTGAAAGTTTCAAGTACTATTAATCCGATTGCTAAAATCAACAGAAATAAAATTGCTTTTGACGCATCTAAATTACGTAAATATGCCAATACAACTAGTTTAAATAAATTTAATGTAGCAATTGAAAAATTACAAAAACTAGGCTTTGACTTTGAAAATGACACGGTAAAAATTCCAAATTATAGATATGACGTTGAGTTATTTGAAGATGTTATTGAAGAAATTTTCAGATTTTATTCATATGACTCATTTAAACCAAAAACATTCAAAAACACTCCTGTTTTAACTCAAAAAAGAGACAACACTAAATCATTGTTCGTTGCTCAAAACTATTCAGAAGTTAGAACATTTACTTTGGTTTCAAAATCAAAAGCACAATTTGATCCTTTTGAATTTAATCAAGACATTGACTTAATGACTTTTGTTTCTAAAGAAAGAGAAACAATCAGAAATTCTATTGTTGTTTCACTACAGGAAGTGGTTGAATATAATCAAAAAAGAAAATTAAATTCAATTAATATTTTTGAAAGAGGAATGATTAACAATAACTTGGAAGTTTATGGACTGGCATCAACCACTAAATCATTCCAACAAATTAAAAGTGATATTTTAAACATCACAAAATTAGACTTAGAATTCATTCCGTTTTCAGATAATAACCAAATTCACCCTAATGTTTCAGCTAAAATTCTTTATAATGGTGAAATGTTTGGTTGAATAGGTAAATTACACCCACAATTTGATAACACCAATGCCTATTATGCTGAATTTTTCAAAACTAATTCATCAAAATCAACTAAATTTACAGATGTGAATTTAGAGCCTTTAAAAACAGTTGATTTAACCTTTGAATTGGGCTTAAATGATCATATAAGTTCATTTATTAGCCAAATTAAACAAGTGGCAAATATTTATGAAATTAATATTATTGATGATTATGTAAAAGCTCAATCGCACAATGTTACTTTGAGAATAACAGCCCAACCAGAATCAATTGACGCAATCAATAAACACTTTAACAAGGAGGCTTAA
- a CDS encoding uracil-DNA glycosylase, whose translation MKDSFLNILQSEGKKPYFQTIITKLQQAEKDGQIYPYQENIFRAFDYFQTKDTKVVILGQDPYHTHGVADGLAFSTRHDKKTPSLSNLFKELKSDYPKVKLNTTSLVNWAKQGVLLLNTVLTVTEGKPNSHKDFGWQFFTKKVLQEVLIDNPNVIIVALGKEAQKFVSDLNINTDNLIETSHPSPYSYSKGLQGFKLFKKLIKN comes from the coding sequence ATGAAAGATAGTTTTTTAAACATTTTACAATCAGAAGGTAAAAAACCATATTTTCAGACAATCATCACGAAACTGCAACAAGCAGAAAAAGACGGTCAAATTTACCCTTATCAAGAAAATATTTTTAGAGCATTTGATTATTTTCAAACAAAAGACACAAAAGTTGTAATTTTAGGTCAAGATCCATATCATACACACGGTGTAGCTGATGGTTTAGCTTTTTCAACACGTCATGATAAAAAAACACCATCATTAAGTAACTTATTTAAAGAACTAAAATCTGATTATCCAAAAGTTAAACTAAACACTACATCATTGGTAAATTGAGCCAAACAAGGTGTTTTATTACTAAATACAGTATTAACTGTCACAGAAGGAAAACCAAACTCACATAAAGATTTTGGATGACAATTTTTTACTAAAAAAGTTTTACAAGAAGTTTTAATAGATAATCCAAACGTAATCATTGTAGCTTTAGGAAAAGAAGCTCAAAAATTTGTCTCAGATTTAAACATTAACACTGACAATTTAATTGAAACTTCACACCCATCGCCTTATAGTTATTCAAAAGGTCTACAAGGATTTAAATTATTCAAAAAATTAATCAAAAACTAG
- the pheS gene encoding phenylalanine--tRNA ligase subunit alpha, translated as MELKLELINTLEDLKQAKAHVFSNQGELYLLQQQLKTAPVEQKKEIGQQITQLKNQYNSFFETAEARVKQLQIQARIDSEFVDVTAPVLKNASLHPITLIEERLKDWFIQHGYYQQEEGEIVSDLYNFEKLNIPQNHPARAMHDSLYLNATTLLRTHNTGVTAKVLEEFANENISTFAIGKVYRNDEDDATHLHQFTQVDFVCVGNVSFSNLIWTLKSLLSYVLEEEVEIRLRPSYFPFTEPSVEVDVYYKNRWIEILGAGMLHPNVLKMAGYKPEFNGFAAGIGIERIAMIKYGFTDIRDLYCNDLRIMEQFRNER; from the coding sequence ATGGAACTTAAATTAGAATTAATTAATACTCTAGAAGATTTAAAACAAGCTAAAGCCCATGTTTTTTCAAATCAAGGTGAATTATATTTACTACAACAACAACTAAAAACTGCACCAGTAGAACAAAAAAAGGAAATAGGTCAACAAATTACACAATTAAAAAATCAATACAATTCATTTTTTGAAACTGCTGAAGCAAGAGTTAAGCAACTTCAAATTCAAGCTAGAATTGATAGCGAATTTGTTGATGTAACTGCACCGGTTTTAAAAAATGCATCATTACACCCAATCACTTTAATCGAAGAAAGATTAAAAGACTGATTTATTCAACACGGATATTATCAACAAGAAGAAGGTGAAATAGTTTCGGATTTATATAACTTCGAAAAACTGAACATTCCACAAAACCACCCTGCTAGAGCGATGCATGATTCGCTTTATTTAAATGCAACCACCTTATTAAGAACTCACAACACAGGAGTTACAGCTAAAGTTTTAGAAGAATTCGCTAATGAAAATATTTCAACTTTTGCTATCGGAAAAGTTTACCGTAATGATGAAGATGATGCAACTCACTTACACCAATTTACTCAAGTTGACTTTGTATGTGTTGGTAATGTTTCGTTTTCTAACTTAATTTGAACTCTTAAAAGTTTATTGTCATATGTTTTAGAAGAAGAAGTTGAAATTCGTTTAAGACCTAGTTATTTCCCATTCACAGAACCAAGTGTTGAAGTGGATGTTTATTACAAAAACCGTTGAATTGAAATCCTAGGTGCTGGAATGCTACATCCAAATGTTTTAAAAATGGCAGGATACAAACCTGAATTTAACGGTTTTGCAGCCGGAATTGGTATTGAAAGAATTGCAATGATTAAATATGGATTTACTGACATTAGAGATTTATACTGTAATGACTTAAGAATAATGGAACAATTTAGAAATGAAAGATAG